A section of the Ensifer adhaerens genome encodes:
- a CDS encoding CGNR zinc finger domain-containing protein codes for MSSRFKFEFIAGGPALNFVDTFGNRGGEGRERLVSVAAFGEWLARAGLSDGTPRMPADTHLDDARSLREAIFRCCLCVIEDRPMGQGDIGQLNHAAAKMPLRPQLQDGGLFLVGANPVEAALSVLAEDAIDLIASPRRARIRQCPGCAMVFEDTSRPGKRQWCSSASGCGNRAKVRALRARRVLGQKDV; via the coding sequence ATGTCTAGCCGTTTCAAATTTGAATTCATTGCAGGCGGCCCAGCGCTCAACTTTGTTGACACGTTCGGCAATCGTGGTGGGGAGGGACGGGAGCGCCTTGTAAGCGTAGCTGCCTTCGGCGAATGGCTGGCGCGGGCGGGGCTGTCGGACGGGACGCCACGCATGCCGGCGGACACGCATCTTGACGACGCGCGGTCGCTGCGGGAGGCAATTTTCCGGTGCTGCTTATGCGTTATCGAGGACCGGCCCATGGGGCAGGGGGACATTGGTCAGCTGAACCATGCGGCCGCGAAGATGCCTCTCAGGCCGCAGCTTCAGGATGGCGGCCTCTTTCTTGTCGGTGCAAATCCGGTGGAAGCTGCTCTTTCGGTTTTGGCGGAAGATGCCATCGATTTGATCGCCTCGCCCCGCCGTGCGCGCATTCGGCAATGCCCCGGATGCGCAATGGTATTCGAGGACACCTCGCGGCCGGGCAAGCGACAATGGTGCTCATCAGCAAGCGGATGCGGCAACCGCGCGAAAGTTCGTGCTCTCAGAGCGCGTCGTGTTTTGGGTCAAAAGGACGTGTGA
- a CDS encoding dihydrodipicolinate synthase family protein, whose protein sequence is MKYEKKDAKSHSRQTMRGIWAAALVPFKADHTVDEGGVRRNYEHWISDLQIDGFFVAGKQGEFFSMSLEERKRSFEIAVDACAGRAQTIMSCSDQNMDVVIDLAKHAQRVGADYIVVHAPILHFHHAQEQTVYEYYRTIAEKVDIGIALWSHPDSGYLLSPQLCSQLADIENIVAIKYSVPRPMYSELTRLAGDRILVSTASEAEWFDNITELDWKLYLCSSPPYLLQTKNDLRMRKYTDLALAGKIDEARAIRDSLEPVRRAFSKSRPLEKPHAHSKYWQELLGQTGGYVRRPLLELTPDERALTEQAFLASGLGR, encoded by the coding sequence ATGAAGTATGAGAAGAAGGACGCCAAGAGCCACTCGCGCCAGACGATGCGGGGCATTTGGGCCGCTGCACTCGTGCCTTTTAAGGCCGATCACACTGTCGACGAGGGAGGGGTGCGCAGAAACTATGAGCACTGGATAAGTGACCTGCAGATTGACGGCTTCTTTGTTGCCGGAAAACAGGGCGAGTTCTTTTCCATGTCCCTGGAAGAAAGGAAGCGAAGCTTCGAGATTGCAGTCGACGCGTGCGCCGGACGGGCGCAGACGATCATGTCATGTTCGGATCAAAACATGGATGTGGTCATCGATCTCGCCAAACACGCCCAGCGCGTAGGCGCAGATTACATCGTCGTCCATGCACCGATCCTTCATTTCCACCACGCTCAAGAACAGACCGTCTACGAGTACTACCGCACTATCGCAGAAAAAGTGGATATCGGGATCGCGCTGTGGAGCCACCCGGATAGCGGCTACCTTCTTTCCCCGCAGCTTTGCTCACAACTCGCCGATATCGAGAACATCGTCGCCATCAAATACAGCGTCCCCAGGCCGATGTATTCAGAGCTGACCAGGCTGGCGGGAGACCGCATCCTTGTCAGCACCGCATCGGAGGCAGAGTGGTTCGACAACATCACCGAGCTCGATTGGAAGCTGTATCTCTGCTCGTCCCCGCCGTATCTCCTTCAGACAAAGAATGACCTGCGAATGCGGAAGTACACCGACCTGGCGCTTGCAGGCAAAATCGACGAGGCGCGCGCTATCCGCGACAGCCTGGAGCCGGTTCGCAGGGCGTTTAGCAAATCTCGTCCTCTCGAAAAACCGCACGCGCATTCGAAGTACTGGCAAGAGCTTCTTGGCCAAACAGGCGGATACGTTCGGCGACCGCTACTGGAACTGACACCCGACGAGCGAGCGCTTACCGAACAGGCATTCCTGGCCAGCGGTCTTGGGCGTTAA